In Enterobacter pseudoroggenkampii, the following proteins share a genomic window:
- the rpmD gene encoding 50S ribosomal protein L30 — translation MAKTIKITQTRSAIGRLPKHKATLLGLGLRRIGHTVEREDTPAVRGMVNAVYFMVKVEE, via the coding sequence ATGGCAAAGACTATTAAAATCACTCAAACCCGCAGTGCAATCGGTCGTCTGCCGAAACACAAGGCAACGCTGCTTGGCCTGGGTCTGCGTCGTATTGGTCATACCGTTGAGCGCGAGGATACTCCTGCTGTTCGTGGTATGGTCAACGCGGTTTACTTCATGGTTAAAGTTGAGGAGTAA
- the rplO gene encoding 50S ribosomal protein L15, whose amino-acid sequence MRLNTLSPAEGSKKAGKRLGRGIGSGLGKTGGRGHKGQNSRSGGGVRRGFEGGQMPLYRRLPKFGFTSRKAAITAEIRLSDLAKVEGGVVDLNTLKAANIIGIQIEFAKVILAGEVSTPVTVRGLRVTKGARAAIEAAGGKIEE is encoded by the coding sequence ATGCGTTTAAATACTCTGTCTCCGGCCGAAGGCTCTAAAAAGGCGGGTAAACGCCTGGGTCGTGGTATCGGTTCTGGCCTCGGCAAAACCGGTGGTCGTGGTCACAAAGGTCAGAACTCTCGTTCTGGCGGTGGCGTACGTCGCGGTTTCGAGGGTGGCCAGATGCCACTGTACCGTCGTCTGCCGAAGTTCGGCTTCACCTCTCGCAAAGCAGCGATCACAGCGGAAATCCGTCTGTCTGACCTGGCGAAAGTTGAAGGCGGCGTTGTAGACCTGAACACGCTGAAAGCAGCAAACATTATCGGTATCCAGATCGAGTTCGCGAAAGTGATCCTGGCTGGTGAAGTTTCTACTCCGGTAACTGTTCGTGGCCTGCGTGTTACTAAAGGTGCTCGTGCTGCTATCGAAGCTGCTGGCGGTAAAATTGAGGAATAA